The genomic segment TGTGTGCAGCACTATGCTATATgtattccctttaaaataaaatgggatTCATTACAATGCTgaaatttcattaaaaataattataaagccGTGCTTTGATTCTAAATGGGGCGGAACCCTTGACAAGACCATCAAATGCAGGACATTCACCAAGTGAGCACGTGTTTTAGCACCCAAATTGGGTTATCCCAATCATCTGGTCCTCTGGTCAATGATCAGGTAACTCTTGTGCCTCAGACCATGTCCAACAAGGACATAGTCCTTAGCAGTTTCCGTTCTACCCCATCAATATCTGATTGAAAACATTGATTGAGGGGAAGGGATCATTTTGGGACCATAGAGTGGCCAACAGTTGGCCAAGCCAttaccttatactgtatatgcccacCTTAAAGGTCTTTTGCTCTGATGATGGCTCCTGTACAACGGAAGCACAATATGACATACGATAGAATATAAATATGCAGCAATATAGTTCATGATTTCTGTTTGATTTTCTTGCTTTTCAAAAATAGACATTATTGGAAGAGCACAATGGTGTAAAATATTAAGACCCTGTAGTTTACCGGTCCTATGTTTGCTTTCATTCCAGCCTCTTCTTGGGCTGAAGAGGATATTCTGAAGACCCGATCCTTACTGTGATGTATTAAGAATTCTTCAAGATGTGTTCTTCAGTAACAGGAACCTTTGTGGCTGGAATTGTTCTTGAGCATGAAGAAAAGTAAAGTTTGGTCCATGCATAACCATCTCCTAAAGAAAGCGTTAATACTTGTAGAGCAATATCACTCTCAGCAGAGCTACACCAAACTCACGAGACTCTCATAACCACGTTTCTTTAAGTTGAAGTatctttgttatttttcctaataACCCTAAAAGTATTAAATTAAGATGCATAGAGAAATCAACCAGAAATGTTCCAATTTCTGGTGGCTTAGTGTCTCTTTTACTGATGCGCAATGACCTAATGTTCCTAGGACTTGTTGAGAAGCTCTTGAAGATAATCCCTAACTAGATCAGCAGAATCCCAGGGAACTACCTTTGCTTGGAAGGTTCCTTTCTGCTGTTCCTTTTGGATTAGCTGGTGCATGGGGTAATTCTTCCGAGAAAAAGCAACGTCTGTGGCAGTTAGCAAAACGGATGGGCAGAAGTCATTGGCTCCATCGCCAACATACATCACCTTCTCAAAGGTCACGCCATCTTTCGATCTCTCTGCCAGGTACTCTGTGACGATCTTCCTCTTACACATGCTGGCTGGGCAGTTAGGGCACGTGTGTGCGTGATAGGGCTCTAGAGAGAGGTatccatttttttccactttagtATGGTTGCTAATGATTTTACGGAAAAGAG from the Xenopus laevis strain J_2021 chromosome 9_10L, Xenopus_laevis_v10.1, whole genome shotgun sequence genome contains:
- the phospho1.L gene encoding phosphoethanolamine/phosphocholine phosphatase produces the protein MASSLKYLLIFDFDETIVNENSDDCVVQAAPNQELPDWLASTIQDGFYYQYMQKMLKYLGDKGVKLAELRSVYEQIPLSPGMPNLFRFLMNKQDRFEIVLISDANVFGIESSLKAHGFHSLFRKIISNHTKVEKNGYLSLEPYHAHTCPNCPASMCKRKIVTEYLAERSKDGVTFEKVMYVGDGANDFCPSVLLTATDVAFSRKNYPMHQLIQKEQQKGTFQAKVVPWDSADLVRDYLQELLNKS